Proteins encoded in a region of the bacterium genome:
- the rplO gene encoding 50S ribosomal protein L15, which translates to MLRINNLKPPKGATKKRKRVGRGESSGHGKTSGRGHKGALSRSGTKRYPWFEGGQMPISRRLPKKGFSNKPFETRYNIINIRCLSRFEEGTVVTPELLRETKLVRRKGPIKLLGDGEIRIPLTVKLHKASKSAIEKIEAAGGKFEEIK; encoded by the coding sequence ATGCTTCGGATAAATAATCTTAAACCGCCAAAAGGTGCCACCAAGAAGCGCAAACGAGTAGGTCGCGGCGAAAGCTCCGGTCACGGGAAAACATCCGGACGCGGGCATAAAGGTGCACTCTCAAGAAGCGGCACAAAAAGATACCCTTGGTTCGAGGGCGGACAAATGCCCATTTCAAGAAGGCTTCCCAAAAAAGGGTTCTCAAACAAGCCTTTCGAAACGAGATACAACATTATAAATATACGCTGTCTGTCGAGGTTTGAGGAAGGAACGGTGGTAACACCCGAACTACTCAGGGAAACGAAACTGGTCAGGCGGAAAGGCCCGATAAAACTCCTCGGCGACGGCGAGATAAGAATACCACTTACAGTGAAACTTCATAAGGCATCAAAGAGCGCTATAGAAAAGATAGAGGCAGCGGGTGGAAAGTTTGAGGAGATAAAATGA
- the secY gene encoding preprotein translocase subunit SecY → MKRFFETLANIWKIPDLKRKILFTLFIFVIYRLGGHIPLPGVSIKTLASMHGTAGGGLMSLYDLFVGGALRRAAIFATGIMPYITASIILQLLGAVIPYFQQLQRMGEEGRRKINQYTRYGALLIAAMQGWGILVYLHKNFSPAIHLSPTSFMILGVISLTTGAAIIMWLGELITERGIGNGMSLLILVGIVARIPNAMIVEIQNLIYHGAGGGRSIFEELVIIAAIVVFTVLAILLTQGTRNIPVQYARRVVGRKVYGGQSANLPIKINAAGVIPIIFAQAVMFLPQTLARILPEGSLSMALSHMFNYSSFIYNLIYGALIVFFAYFYTAVIFNPVDVADNLRKYGGFIPGRRPGPQTSQYIDRVLTRVTLPGAIGLALIAILPVFLIRTTGFAFWFGGTSLLIIVGVVLDTLQQIETHLLMRHYEGFMKAGRIRGRR, encoded by the coding sequence ATGAAAAGGTTCTTCGAAACCCTCGCTAACATCTGGAAGATACCCGACCTCAAGCGAAAGATACTTTTCACTCTTTTTATTTTTGTTATCTACCGCCTTGGTGGTCACATTCCGCTTCCCGGCGTAAGCATAAAGACATTAGCCTCGATGCACGGCACGGCAGGTGGAGGACTGATGAGTCTCTACGACCTTTTCGTGGGCGGCGCGCTTAGAAGAGCAGCAATATTCGCAACAGGAATAATGCCATACATAACGGCATCCATCATCCTGCAGCTTCTCGGCGCAGTAATACCATACTTCCAGCAGCTTCAGCGAATGGGCGAAGAGGGAAGAAGGAAGATAAACCAATACACCCGCTATGGTGCTTTGCTTATCGCCGCAATGCAGGGATGGGGCATACTCGTTTATCTTCACAAAAACTTTTCCCCTGCTATTCATCTTTCACCAACCTCTTTCATGATTCTCGGCGTTATTTCGCTAACCACGGGTGCTGCGATAATAATGTGGCTCGGAGAGCTAATAACAGAACGCGGGATAGGAAACGGAATGTCACTTTTAATACTTGTCGGAATAGTAGCTCGAATTCCCAATGCGATGATAGTTGAGATTCAAAACCTTATTTATCACGGCGCCGGCGGTGGAAGAAGCATATTCGAAGAGCTTGTGATAATAGCTGCCATAGTGGTTTTCACCGTTCTTGCCATTCTTCTTACTCAGGGCACGAGGAACATTCCGGTTCAGTATGCGAGGCGCGTGGTCGGAAGAAAAGTATACGGCGGTCAGAGTGCGAATCTGCCAATAAAAATAAATGCTGCCGGTGTTATACCCATAATTTTCGCGCAGGCTGTGATGTTTCTTCCGCAGACTCTGGCAAGAATTCTACCCGAGGGTTCACTATCCATGGCTTTGAGCCACATGTTTAACTACTCAAGCTTCATTTATAATTTAATTTACGGTGCACTAATAGTATTCTTCGCTTACTTCTATACAGCAGTGATATTCAATCCCGTTGATGTTGCGGATAACCTACGGAAATACGGCGGTTTCATTCCAGGGCGGCGACCAGGACCACAAACGAGCCAATACATAGACCGCGTTCTCACGAGGGTAACGCTTCCGGGCGCGATAGGACTCGCTCTTATAGCGATACTTCCCGTGTTCCTTATAAGAACCACAGGCTTCGCATTCTGGTTCGGCGGGACGAGCCTTCTTATTATAGTCGGCGTGGTGCTCGATACACTTCAGCAAATAGAAACGCACCTTCTGATGCGCCATTACGAGGGCTTCATGAAAGCAGGACGCATAAGGGGGAGGCGATAA